A genomic segment from [Flavobacterium] thermophilum encodes:
- the lytE_1 gene encoding Probable peptidoglycan endopeptidase LytE precursor, which produces MKKTFLFTGTLVGSLLAGHAASAASYTVQKGDTLWEIARQSGTTVAALKQENGLSSDLIFPGQVLRVNEPNKSNETSSNTYMVEPGDTLSGIARKFSTTVDALLKLNPSITNPDFIRAGQKLQVTGGQERSNTYNVQPAAVPTSGRYIVQAGDTLLGIANKFQTTVDRLLALNPQITNPNIIRIGQAIKVAGGTADVREAKQQVSAANSAAAESSASLADRIIDIAEKYLGARYLYGASPSRTDVFDCSSFTMRVFGEAGISLPRTSIAQAQAGRTVSFGQLQKGDLVFFDTDSNGTINHVGIYAGNGQMINATVSLGVTYSSLTSSYWKTRYVKAVRVIN; this is translated from the coding sequence ATGAAAAAAACATTTCTGTTTACTGGGACGTTGGTCGGATCGTTATTAGCCGGCCACGCGGCTTCAGCTGCAAGCTATACGGTGCAAAAAGGCGATACGCTTTGGGAGATTGCCCGGCAATCCGGCACGACGGTCGCCGCGTTAAAGCAAGAAAACGGTTTGTCTTCGGATTTGATTTTTCCCGGACAAGTATTGCGCGTCAATGAACCAAATAAATCGAACGAAACTTCTTCGAATACATATATGGTCGAGCCTGGTGATACGCTAAGCGGAATCGCCCGCAAGTTTAGCACGACTGTGGATGCGTTGCTCAAGCTTAATCCAAGCATTACGAACCCAGACTTCATTCGCGCCGGGCAGAAGTTGCAAGTAACAGGGGGACAGGAACGTTCCAATACATACAATGTGCAGCCGGCAGCCGTGCCGACAAGCGGCCGGTATATCGTGCAGGCGGGGGATACGCTGCTTGGGATTGCGAACAAGTTTCAAACGACGGTCGACCGTCTATTGGCACTGAATCCACAAATTACAAACCCGAACATTATTCGCATTGGCCAAGCCATTAAAGTGGCGGGCGGAACGGCTGATGTCCGGGAGGCCAAGCAGCAGGTGTCGGCCGCCAACTCGGCTGCCGCTGAGTCCTCCGCATCGCTTGCCGACCGGATCATCGATATTGCGGAAAAATATTTAGGGGCGCGCTATTTGTATGGAGCAAGCCCGTCGCGCACCGATGTGTTTGACTGCTCATCGTTTACGATGCGCGTTTTTGGCGAAGCCGGTATTTCGCTGCCGCGCACATCCATCGCTCAGGCGCAAGCGGGAAGAACGGTGTCGTTTGGCCAGTTGCAAAAAGGCGATCTCGTCTTTTTTGATACCGATTCGAACGGCACAATCAACCACGTCGGCATTTATGCTGGCAACGGGCAAATGATCAACGCCACCGTTTCGCTCGGTGTCACGTATTCGTCGCTGACGTCATCCTATTGGAAAACGCGGTATGTAAAAGCGGTTCGGGTCATCAACTAA